ctggacCCCAGCCGCCCTGCCCAGGGCGCCTGCCAGCCCCAGAGGAGCCGCGCGCATTCGCGGACGGACGCGGACGGAGCCGCGGGAGCCGTGGACAGCACCGTGTCCTCCTCCTCGGGGGAGCTGCCCTGCGcggcaggggaggaggaggaggaggaggagcctTCCTCCACCAGCTGTCCCGAGAGCCTCTCCCTGcaggaccctcccagggaaaggctggagcTGCCCGAGGGCGTTCCCGAGGAGAGCGCGGTGAGTGCGGCCTTGGGGCTCCGGGGATGCTTTCTGCTGAAAGAGCAGGGGATCCCCTTAGGAGGAGAGCAAGATGCTCCTCCTGAAAGAACAGGGATGGATTCTCAGGGATGAACTCCAGGGGTGAACTTTGGGGATGAATTTCAGGGATGGATTCTCAGGGATGTTCCTCTTAGAGGAGCaggattttcctcctgaaaGAACAGGATGTTCCTCTTAGAGGAGCAGGATTTTCCTCTTAGAAGAGCAGGAGTTTCCTCCTAAAAGAACAGGATGCTCCTCTTAGAGGAGCAGGATTTTCCTCTTGGAAGAGCAGGAGATTCCTCTTAAAGGAGCaggattttcctcctgaaaGAACAGGATGTTCCTTTTAGAGGAGCAGGATTTTCCTCTTGGAAGAGCAGGAGTTTCCTCCTAAAGGAGCAGAATTTCCTCTTTAAAAGAGCAGgattttcctcttaaaaaatCAGGATGTTCCTCTTAGAGGAGCAGGATTTTCCTCTTTAAAAGAGCAGGAGTTTCCTCTCAAAAGAACAGAATGTTCCTGTTAGAAGAGCaggattttccttttaaaggaGCAGAATTTCCTCTTTAAAAGAACAGgattttcctcttaaaaaatCAGGATGTTTCTTTTCAAGGAGCAGGATTTTGCTCTCAAAGGAACAGGATGTTCCTCTTAGAGGAGCaggattttccttttaaaggaGCAGAATTTCCTCTTTAAAAGagcaggatttttctcctaaaAGAGCAGGATTTTCCTCCTAGAAGGAGCAGGAGTTTCCTCTTAGGGAAGCAGAATTTTCCTTTGAGGGGAGAAGGATTTTGCTCTTAGGGGAGGAGGATTTTTATCTCTTAAAAGAGCAGAAATTTCCTCCTAGAGGAGCACAAGTTTCCTCTTAGAGGAGCAGGATTTTCCTCTGAGAGGAGCAGGTTTTTCCAGAAGAATGGAGACGTGCTTGTGGGGTATCCAGGGAAGCAGGGATGCTCTCCAAGGGGCCGGAATCCCAAATTAAAGTGTCGAGCTGTTCCTGATTTAAATTTGGGGTTTGTGTGTCCTCAGCTGAGGGATCAGGGCAGCccccagcatcccagagcaGAATTCCAAATCCAGCACAGCCATTCCCACGTGGGTTTGGAAAGCTGGGATTTGTGGGCTCAGGAGATTTTCCCCCACACGGGTGCCAGTGCAGTGCTTTGCATCATTTCCCTCGTCCCTCCAGTGAAATCCATGAAAATTCCATTCTGGATAAAGCTTGACATGAATTCTTACACTTTCTCCCATCTGCACATGTTCAGGAGTGGGGTTTCTTGGGGTAAACACAAAATGTGGGGATCTGCTGAGATATTTCCAAGCCTGGATTCTCGAACTTTGAAACTtgaacagagcagcagcttccataGGGCTGGAATCGTTTTgcatgaaggaaaaaatattccagtggtttttttcctgcattttcctatgaggaatgtttttttcttgttaacCTGTGGATTGTGTTCCAGGAGGAGCCGGCCAAGGAGGCCCTGCTGGGTGCCAGGATCACCCCCAGCCCTCCCGAGGAGCTCGGCTGTCCCAGCAAATCCCCGGAAAACCCCGGGAGCCAGGCCCCAAACTCCAGCACAGCTCCGTGGACAGagcccccccgtgccccccaggAAAacggggagcagcagcagaaagagcagcaggaggagggctCAGGGAGTGGCCCCGGCCCTCccgaggatgaggagggagcGGGAGGCTCTGGGCATTGCCCGGAAGGTGAGGGTGGCGCTGATCCGCAGCCCGCCTGCGATTCCCTGCCCTtggaagcagctcctggaagtgcagagcctgggggagCCCCTGAGCAAGGGGAGGAATGccaggagccctgggagctctcagaaaaggaggagagggagatggaggaggaggaggaggaggagaagaaagagagcgAGGAGTTGGAGGATGAAGGCTCCTTCGCGGGCCCCGTGGGTTTGGTGCTGTCCGAGAGCAGCGATGCCGAGATGGAATGTGAGAAGAATCCCGGGAATTCGGCGTCTCCTGAGAAGTTTGGTGTTCCTGAACGGGACCCCGTGGCCAGCGCCACCTGCCTGGCACCCGCCTGCCCTGAGAGATCCTCGCCAGCGCCCTcagatggggctgggactgtccctggagccttccctgaGCAGGTGTCACCGAACCAGGAGGAGCTCCCGGATCCCTGGGACGCTCCGGAGGCAGAGACAGACGGGGTTGGAGCGGCCCCTCTGGCCGGGGTGGGCTCAGCCCACAGcgccagcagggagctgcccgcggcccctgagcccagccctgtccgTGGGGCACAGCCTGACAGCGTCACGGACAGCCCGGGGCCTGCCGGAGCCGCGCTGGGCTCCGGGCACAGCAACCGGCATCGGGCGCCCTCTGGAGAGCGCTGGGAGCCTGCCGGGAGCGCGGGATCCCCCTGCAGGCCGGGAATGagcctggccctgtcccccGACACCAGCTCCGTGTGCCtggcctctccccagggctccctggATCCGTGGGCTGCTCCAGAGGATCAGCCCGTGGAGAGCCTCCAGTCGCCCTCCCAGAGCGACCTGGgacagggcagctgctgctcccggcGGGGTGCGGGTGACGCCGATCCCTGCCCCAATTCCCTGGATGCTGAGGAGTCAAACCGAGGTGGGAAAGGGGTTTTGGTGGAGGAACAGCTGGGGAGCCCCTCTGCCAACGgcatggaggagctggatgatCCCATGGGAGCAGGAGACGGCCGGGACTCACCCTTGGAGTACACGGACATAGGAGATGAGTGCGGAGCTGAGGAGAGCCAGGACGTGTTCCCTGGCACGGAGGATTCCCCTGGGAACGATACCACGAACACGGAGATGGCAGAGATCCCTCTCCACCATCACCTCCTGGAGTCAGAGCCCTCCTCCTCCATCAGGGAGGGCATCTCAGCCATACAGgagctccccaggcagcagcagcgcctCCCAAGCATCCATGGGGACTCAGCTCCCGCTTCTCCTGGCGCCGGGGACTCCACCCGCGGCGTTCCCGGCGTGCCGGGCCGGCGGGAGTCGGTGCTGTGCCGCCTCTGGAAGCCGTGCCGGGAAGGAGGAGCCGCGCAGGTGAGCGTGGCTGCCTGGAGCCTGGATGGCTCCTTCCGTCCCAGCTGCTCCCGAGCGCTGGCGGAGTCCCCGGCTCCCTGCTCACCCGTGGAGGCGTCCGCAGAGCCGGGATCTGCTCCTCCTTCTCCGTGTGAGCCATGGGACGATctggagcctgcagagccgggATCACCTCTCCCTGAGGCGCTCCCTGGGATGCTCCCTCCCACTCCAGACAGTGCACGGTGGGCTGAGAGAcatggcagccccaggagcagccccaggagcagccccaggagctgtggcagccccaggagccatgGGAGCCCCAGAAGCCATGGGAGCCACAGGAGccatggcagccccaggagctgtggcagccttggGAGCCGTGgtagccccaggagcagccccaggagcagcccccgaagctgtggcagccccagaaGCTTTGGGAGCCGTGGTAGCCCCAGGATCCGTGGTAGCCCTGGAAGATgtgggagccccaggagccccaggagctgtggcagccttgggagccatggcagccccaggagctaTGGTACCCCCAGAAGCCATGGTAcccccaggagctgtggcagccaggGTAGCCCCAGGAACCATGGTAGCCCCAGGAACCATGGTAGCCCCAGGAACCATGGTAGCCCCATGTGtggtggcagccccaggagctgtggcagccccagaaGCTGTGATATCCCCATGAGTGGTGGTAGCCCCAGGAACCATGGTAGCCCCATGTGTGGTGGCAGCCCCAGAAGCTGTGGTAGCCCCAGGAACCATAGCAGCCCCATGAGTGGTGGCAGCCATGGTGGCCCCAGGAGCggtggcagccccaggagctgtggcagccccaggagccccggTAGCCCCAGGAGCggtggcagccccaggagctgtggcagccccaggagccccggtagccccaggagccctggcagccccaggagccctggcagccccaggagccctggcagcccccagagcccggCAGGGGATGCCGGAGGGAGCCCCAGGGAGGAGCCCTTCCtgccagaggagctggaagGAGGCAGCATTCCCAGTCCTGCACCGTTCCCAGCCCGGgagtgtcccctgtgccagccctgggatgtGTGTGAGCACAACCCTGAGGGGTCCCAGGTGTTCCCTGATCCTGACTGTGCCGGCGCTGAGGTGGGACAGGGAGAAATTCCTGCTTCTCCCATCCCCTGGGATGAGCCCAGGGATCTCTCTGGAGAACACCTGGAGTTCAGTGATGCTGAGGATGTTTTGGATGTGCTCCCAAGGGAAGAGCAGCTCCCAAGCCAAGACACACACGAGGGCTTGGCCTTTGAAGATCCATTGGAGAATTCCTTTGGTGACTCAGACCAGGAATATTTGGAGGGGAATTCTCACTCCCCTCTTCCAAGCAGGAGTTCCTGCATCATGAGATCCATGGATGCTGCAGGAGCAAGGACTACCTGGGACAGCTCCTCCGGGAGCTCCGTGCCCACGGAGGAGCCCGGGGAGGCCTGGGACTGGGATGTGCCCGTGGATCCCGGGAGCCTCGTGGTcaccaggcagtgccaggagaggctggaacattcccagctgcccCGGGGGCGCAGCCGCCGTGCCCGCCAGTCCCACCTGGCCCGGTCCCTGCTGGGGACCTGGAGGGGCCTGGAGGAAATCACCCAGAACACTTTGGATATGGAGTGTCTCCGCTTCCATTATAAGCTAAAAGAAATCCTAAGGAATGGCCAGCCCTCCTTTTCTACCTCCAAAAGCCTCTTCCCGAGGGACTTTGCTCCGCACATGCCGCTGTCCCCGCGCAGCAGGAGCCCCCTGCGGGTGACGATTCCCCCCTCGGATGGGTGGCCCCACGCCCGCAGGGGCCCTCGGGCCGCCAGGAGGGCCCGGAGCCGGGAGCGCGGGGCCGCGCTGCGCCTGGCCCGGCTGCGGCACCGGCACGGCCCGGggacagagccagagccagagccagagccacgCGCGGACGGGAACGGGGCTGGGGCCGTGGCCGGCATCCTGCGCGAGTTCTCCGAGTTCCAGAGGGTGCTGCTGGCCGGGGCCCGGGCTGGGAGCGCCGCCCCGGGGCAGGGGGAGGCCGCGGGCAGCCGGGCGGGGCTGGCGCGGCCCCGCGGGACTGCAGCGTTCCAGGGAATGGTGGCGGAgctgcgcggggccctgcgctgCCACCTGCGCCGCGTGGCCGCCCGCCGGCAGCCAGGAATGTTCTACCTGCTGGAGACCGGGCAGCAGCCCTTCTTCGACAGGGTGAAGGTGCGAGCTGCCTGGGGACCGGGGCGAGTGGGGTGGGTGCGGTGGATGGGGGTGGGTGGGGATGGATTGGGATGGATTGGGATGGAttgggatgggttgggatggaTTGCGATGGATGGAGATGGAttgggatggatggggatggattGGGGTGGATGGGGATGGATTGGGGTGGATGGAATGGATCAGAATGGATTGGGATGGATGGGGATAGATTGCGATGGgttgggatggatggagattGGGGTGGATCAGGATGGATTGAGATTGGGGTGGATCAGGGTGGATTGGGATGGATCaggatggatggggatggatggaaTGGATCGGGGTGGATTGGGATGGATCAGGATGGATTGGGATGGATTGGGGTGGATCAGGATGGATGGGGATAGATGGaatggatggggatggatcagGATGGATGAGGATGGATTGGGATAGATCAGgatgggcagctccaggggagagctgagggtggcaggagcagggaagctTGGGCAGCCTGACAGGGATGGTTTG
This Agelaius phoeniceus isolate bAgePho1 chromosome 5, bAgePho1.hap1, whole genome shotgun sequence DNA region includes the following protein-coding sequences:
- the TASOR2 gene encoding protein TASOR 2 isoform X5, coding for MELLLEKLRDKDLAIIKFLQDQGVLILLTSSALAREDGLERREPVTLLALFLFRSRRALGPRGEERDAPGRREGSPRSSLSLQIASVVPGLRYALRRAAATSPRGATGSPRIQEHLQEYAQLQESSQGDIPSVPVPSWCRDGDAGIQEYAELQESSRAGIPGVPVPSPCRDGDAGIQEHLQEYAELQESSQGDIPGVPVPSPCQDGDAGIQEYTELQECSWGDIPGVPVPSPCRDGDAGPSQKLSEQSLARLRRYLSDPGSFTLGISAALQCLRGAARNVGDDPGNSSSSSSSSSVPPGAAPCTRAAGAVRDKGELLPTSAPETFLKSVTSPTKPWGREARRKSSRILGKSIPKAPTPPGESSSRSREAAKKKTGVASSCPKKSGSAGNSNEPMLKLANLQLPHGRKRGAEVLAAEIVHKPQCEGAEKEKESSAPNGPAVEAKRPKTLENVDTKKAPVTESGTKPGKSKVQKNLENRAAKPPEKQQEGSERKALPSELPSEASSQPPGAEIPRNVHPMAIPSVAFALPGDNSDSHALNLLADLALGSCIPAFIPKDSGMAPVEPGDSWEQRSPSEPKSLRVASDHRYHRADKQGKKPTSSKVSPGQALPEPADPSPLASPPREKTSGILSRSSSAAFQVFPPRRAPPACEASSHSIISAEHSYASPLPEDPGAAPDPRGSHPRSAPAAPLVGKVLPFRHQQSSAAEPARSQLPPRRKEEFSRSHTVNLCGNSMKVTCLWEEEYLFHLDSRYTNDSLEKTVIRALHGPWDPNLPDDVEGMKLILHMWVALFYRKPSKLLSSSRKVVEHSNPSKFVSISSSGGFLELSDDSQDCFGFETCAADSGWDPDQTPSSSLDPSRPAQGACQPQRSRAHSRTDADGAAGAVDSTVSSSSGELPCAAGEEEEEEEPSSTSCPESLSLQDPPRERLELPEGVPEESAEEPAKEALLGARITPSPPEELGCPSKSPENPGSQAPNSSTAPWTEPPRAPQENGEQQQKEQQEEGSGSGPGPPEDEEGAGGSGHCPEGEGGADPQPACDSLPLEAAPGSAEPGGAPEQGEECQEPWELSEKEEREMEEEEEEEKKESEELEDEGSFAGPVGLVLSESSDAEMECEKNPGNSASPEKFGVPERDPVASATCLAPACPERSSPAPSDGAGTVPGAFPEQVSPNQEELPDPWDAPEAETDGVGAAPLAGVGSAHSASRELPAAPEPSPVRGAQPDSVTDSPGPAGAALGSGHSNRHRAPSGERWEPAGSAGSPCRPGMSLALSPDTSSVCLASPQGSLDPWAAPEDQPVESLQSPSQSDLGQGSCCSRRGAGDADPCPNSLDAEESNRGGKGVLVEEQLGSPSANGMEELDDPMGAGDGRDSPLEYTDIGDECGAEESQDVFPGTEDSPGNDTTNTEMAEIPLHHHLLESEPSSSIREGISAIQELPRQQQRLPSIHGDSAPASPGAGDSTRGVPGVPGRRESVLCRLWKPCREGGAAQVSVAAWSLDGSFRPSCSRALAESPAPCSPVEASAEPGSAPPSPCEPWDDLEPAEPGSPLPEALPGMLPPTPDSARWAERHGSPRSSPRSSPRSCGSPRSHGSPRSHGSHRSHGSPRSCGSLGSRGSPRSSPRSSPRSCGSPRSFGSRGSPRIRGSPGRCGSPRSPRSCGSLGSHGSPRSYGTPRSHGTPRSCGSQGSPRNHGSPRNHGSPRNHGSPMCGGSPRSCGSPRSCDIPMSGGSPRNHGSPMCGGSPRSCGSPRNHSSPMSGGSHGGPRSGGSPRSCGSPRSPGSPRSGGSPRSCGSPRSPGSPRSPGSPRSPGSPRSPGSPQSPAGDAGGSPREEPFLPEELEGGSIPSPAPFPARECPLCQPWDVCEHNPEGSQVFPDPDCAGAEVGQGEIPASPIPWDEPRDLSGEHLEFSDAEDVLDVLPREEQLPSQDTHEGLAFEDPLENSFGDSDQEYLEGNSHSPLPSRSSCIMRSMDAAGARTTWDSSSGSSVPTEEPGEAWDWDVPVDPGSLVVTRQCQERLEHSQLPRGRSRRARQSHLARSLLGTWRGLEEITQNTLDMECLRFHYKLKEILRNGQPSFSTSKSLFPRDFAPHMPLSPRSRSPLRVTIPPSDGWPHARRGPRAARRARSRERGAALRLARLRHRHGPGTEPEPEPEPRADGNGAGAVAGILREFSEFQRVLLAGARAGSAAPGQGEAAGSRAGLARPRGTAAFQGMVAELRGALRCHLRRVAARRQPGMFYLLETGQQPFFDRVKALLTAEGFVRMEPLSFCRAQHGDSERLLVIIRNEDIASHIHTVPCLLELKRCPSVVFAGVDEPEEVTGDTFQELFQAGGFVVSDEELLERVTLGQLKEVVKVLEKLNGSGRWKWLLHHRESKKLRGDLSRADGSAQRKQLLLRWCQGAELLELLPFHGCDSAAEPPRAQCLLGLQAQHVRARFAVYLTENPSSSCREMLESKGILVADIATFLGTVQKVAAPFRRSYW
- the TASOR2 gene encoding protein TASOR 2 isoform X4 → MQHVMGVADLKRKLPAFGPGNSTRNAVCLQGVHCSLYEVEISHRDQARMELLLEKLRDKDLAIIKFLQDQGVLILLTSSALAREDGLERREPVTLLALFLFRSRRALGPRGEERDAPGRREGSPRSSLSLQIASVVPGLRYALRRAAATSPRGATGSPRIQEHLQEYAQLQESSQGDIPSVPVPSWCRDGDAGIQEYAELQESSRAGIPGVPVPSPCRDGDAGIQEHLQEYAELQESSQGDIPGVPVPSPCQDGDAGIQEYTELQECSWGDIPGVPVPSPCRDGDAGPSQKLSEQSLARLRRYLSDPGSFTLGISAALQCLRGAARNVGDDPGNSSSSSSSSSVPPGAAPCTRAAGAVRDKGELLPTSAPETFLKSVTSPTKPWGREARRKSSRILGKSIPKAPTPPGESSSRSREAAKKKTGVASSCPKKSGSAGNSNEPMLKLANLQLPHGRKRGAEVLAAEIVHKPQCEGAEKEKESSAPNGPAVEAKRPKTLENVDTKKAPVTESGTKPGKSKVQKNLENRAAKPPEKQQEGSERKALPSELPSEASSQPPGAEIPRNVHPMAIPSVAFALPGDNSDSHALNLLADLALGSCIPAFIPKDSGMAPVEPGDSWEQRSPSEPKSLRVASDHRYHRADKQGKKPTSSKVSPGQALPEPADPSPLASPPREKTSGILSRSSSAAFQVFPPRRAPPACEASSHSIISAEHSYASPLPEDPGAAPDPRGSHPRSAPAAPLVGKVLPFRHQQSSAAEPARSQLPPRRKEEFSRSHTVNLCGNSMKVTCLWEEEYLFHLDSRYTNDSLEKTVIRALHGPWDPNLPDDVEGMKLILHMWVALFYRKPSKLLSSSRKVVEHSNPSKFVSISSSGGFLELSDDSQDCFGFETCAADSGWDPDQTPSSSLDPSRPAQGACQPQRSRAHSRTDADGAAGAVDSTVSSSSGELPCAAGEEEEEEEPSSTSCPESLSLQDPPRERLELPEGVPEESAEEPAKEALLGARITPSPPEELGCPSKSPENPGSQAPNSSTAPWTEPPRAPQENGEQQQKEQQEEGSGSGPGPPEDEEGAGGSGHCPEGEGGADPQPACDSLPLEAAPGSAEPGGAPEQGEECQEPWELSEKEEREMEEEEEEEKKESEELEDEGSFAGPVGLVLSESSDAEMECEKNPGNSASPEKFGVPERDPVASATCLAPACPERSSPAPSDGAGTVPGAFPEQVSPNQEELPDPWDAPEAETDGVGAAPLAGVGSAHSASRELPAAPEPSPVRGAQPDSVTDSPGPAGAALGSGHSNRHRAPSGERWEPAGSAGSPCRPGMSLALSPDTSSVCLASPQGSLDPWAAPEDQPVESLQSPSQSDLGQGSCCSRRGAGDADPCPNSLDAEESNRGGKGVLVEEQLGSPSANGMEELDDPMGAGDGRDSPLEYTDIGDECGAEESQDVFPGTEDSPGNDTTNTEMAEIPLHHHLLESEPSSSIREGISAIQELPRQQQRLPSIHGDSAPASPGAGDSTRGVPGVPGRRESVLCRLWKPCREGGAAQVSVAAWSLDGSFRPSCSRALAESPAPCSPVEASAEPGSAPPSPCEPWDDLEPAEPGSPLPEALPGMLPPTPDSARWAERHGSPRSSPRSSPRSCGSPRSHGSPRSHGSHRSHGSPRSCGSLGSRGSPRSSPRSSPRSCGSPRSFGSRGSPRIRGSPGRCGSPRSPRSCGSLGSHGSPRSYGTPRSHGTPRSCGSQGSPRNHGSPRNHGSPRNHGSPMCGGSPRSCGSPRSCDIPMSGGSPRNHGSPMCGGSPRSCGSPRNHSSPMSGGSHGGPRSGGSPRSCGSPRSPGSPRSGGSPRSCGSPRSPGSPRSPGSPRSPGSPRSPGSPQSPAGDAGGSPREEPFLPEELEGGSIPSPAPFPARECPLCQPWDVCEHNPEGSQVFPDPDCAGAEVGQGEIPASPIPWDEPRDLSGEHLEFSDAEDVLDVLPREEQLPSQDTHEGLAFEDPLENSFGDSDQEYLEGNSHSPLPSRSSCIMRSMDAAGARTTWDSSSGSSVPTEEPGEAWDWDVPVDPGSLVVTRQCQERLEHSQLPRGRSRRARQSHLARSLLGTWRGLEEITQNTLDMECLRFHYKLKEILRNGQPSFSTSKSLFPRDFAPHMPLSPRSRSPLRVTIPPSDGWPHARRGPRAARRARSRERGAALRLARLRHRHGPGTEPEPEPEPRADGNGAGAVAGILREFSEFQRVLLAGARAGSAAPGQGEAAGSRAGLARPRGTAAFQGMVAELRGALRCHLRRVAARRQPGMFYLLETGQQPFFDRVKALLTAEGFVRMEPLSFCRAQHGDSERLLVIIRNEDIASHIHTVPCLLELKRCPSVVFAGVDEPEEVTGDTFQELFQAGGFVVSDEELLERVTLGQLKEVVKVLEKLNGSGRWKWLLHHRESKKLRGDLSRADGSAQRKQLLLRWCQGAELLELLPFHGCDSAAEPPRAQCLLGLQAQHVRARFAVYLTENPSSSCREMLESKGILVADIATFLGTVQKVAAPFRRSYW